DNA sequence from the Vicia villosa cultivar HV-30 ecotype Madison, WI linkage group LG3, Vvil1.0, whole genome shotgun sequence genome:
AACCTGGTCACTTCTGTTTGGCGCATTAGAGAGAGAGGGGAAAAAAATAACAAACTCATTGTTTATTATGAGTGAAATACGGGAGAATCGTTGGATGCATTTGCAATTGAATCACTCGTGATTATTTAGATGATAATCCTTGTGTGCCGAAAAGATTTTGGAATGAGTGAACCTCCTTCTCAGTGGTTGGGTGAGGTGGATGTGGTCGGCCCAAAACAACATGTATTTAATTCTACAATTTGTTCTACAGTGATTACAAAAAGGTCCTCCTATTTGTATTCTATTTTTCCTCTCAttttaagagttttttttttttttgtatttaaaaattttaaaaaacatttttctctattttcataaaagaaaataattttatatttattattttcaagaatttttttattttcagagaaaaattaacttttttatttttcataaaattgtttttttctaaaattattattaattttaaaatatatattaaaaaattaaattgatttaaacttatttttaacataaatttattaattaaattgtttatattatatggtttattttattaatcatttaaataatttaaCAATATACTTGATAGACATGGGTTCCGTTTGTTTaagctttgaattttttttaattatattttcagaaataatttttatgaaaattcttttaaaaatattacaactatttttataaattaaaattttataaatcaaaagactaatttttatattttataacataaatatatattattgaagttTAAACATagtgaaaattataatttttttcaaagtgATGTATCTCAAAAATGATTTgcgaaaaataattttaaatagtttaaaattaaagtaattttttaaaattttgatattaaaaaaaaataccaatagaatgaaatgttaaaataatattttaagggtaattgcttaaaccaatttttaatttaaaacttctttaaaaaatttgtaaaaaaaatttcaacTTCAATAAATTAcactataaaattatatttaaaaaaagtgATATAAACGGTTCATGATTTGATTATAAAAAATGATATTATTTGCTAAGATTGCATTATTTGGAGAGAATGAAATAGTGgatgaataaaagaaaaagttgtttatTTTGAATACATGGAAAACAACAAGTGGTGAATTATTACtataaaaacaaaacatatttGCTAAGTGGACGGTCGGCAACTTAGGCTTTGAGAGATGGTGATGGATACATTTGGATGATGCAATGAAGcatgaagataatgtagataacaCTGTAAACTGAAAAATAGGAAAAGGAGTTAAGAAGCCAATTTAGCCAGCTGTATATGTCTTGGTACCATAGCTGTATTATGGTAACAACAAGTTATCTTTGTCTATCTTGTTCAATAACAATGCAGACAAAACTTTAATGGACATATGGAATAGTGTATATGTTAACCATTTATTGAGAATTTATGAAATGCTTGGTATAATAAGTAAAGTTTGTTTGGAGTAATAGTTTACTTTGAATGTTATTACAAGTATATAATTAGTATTAAGTGGTAGTAGCTTGTATGGTTGTATTAGTACAATCAAAATAAGCTTGTATGGCTGTATTAGTATCTAGTGAGCTCTAGTGAACTCATAACATACTTGTTAAAACCCAACACCCAAATCAATTGTTAACACCGAACACCCAAATCAATGTTTAATTAGTATGATTAAGAGAAAGTAAAGCTtacaaatagtatatatatagagTGATGCTTATTAATTTATAAgtctaattttataaaattgagcAAATAGTTTATATATAATGACATTCAATAATTTATAAGTTCAATTTTATAAGATTGAGGTAGATTTCAAATAGTACAAAAGTGTGAAGTTTCTTCGCCAAAACAGTATAGTTAAAATGGACCCAAAAAATGGATTTTCTCTTCACTTGGACGAGTTTGAACTTGGTTGAGCTTACTTCGTAACAAAATTCTAGAGTTGGCACACCATGTCAAACATGAATTCATTAGGTCTTGCCAAGGAGTCTCCTCCCTAGAATGAGCatatgaaaattttgttttgtgAATGAAAGAAACTCCGCTTAGGATTGTTTATGGTTTGATATTGAATTAAACGACTTCCATTTTATCCTAATGAAAGATGaatttcattgcattttgtttAATGAGTTGTTTTACACAATGACATGGTACATGTATTTATTTTAGTGTATACTAGTTTCTTTTACATTTTTGCTACATTACTACACACGCTCTAGAGCTATGTTTTGCTTTTGCATTTTTATATACATGGTGCACCTCTTATACTACTCCCCCATTAGGTCAATGAAGGATATAAGAAGCGACTTTGAGCTAGGTGTGAAGATCATGAACATTTGTTGTGCCAAGAGGCTTTGTAAGATTATCTGCAACATGTACACTATTAGAGATATGTTGGATCTTCATCTTGTTAGCTATGACTTTCTCCCTCACAAAGTGTATGTCTAGCTCAATATGTTTCATATGCCCATGAAGTATCAGATTGTGAGACAGAAACACAACATTATAGTTATCACAGAGAAGTGTGGGAGGCAAGAAATGGACTGCAAACTCGGTCAAGAAAGGTTCTAACTAGAGAAGCTCTAAAATTGTGTGTTCTAAGACACGATACTCTGCCTCGATTAGCAACATGAGGTTGTTTTTTGGAGCTTCATGATACAAGGTAAGTTCCAAAGAAGATGCAAGAAGCAGAGGTAAACCTACGATCATTTGGATCCTCATCCAATTTGAGTCATTATAAGCCCTTAAAGAAAACTTGTGTTAGGATTCTATTGACCACGAACTAATGAGAGTCCAAAAGAGAGGCCATAAGAGTCACGTATTGGAGAGCACATACCATAGATCGATACAGGTGAGGGTCTGGGAAGGAATATAAGTCATGTTTGCTCAATTTGCAGTTGTTCATCATAGTAGTGGATACGCCATTTGCATTGTTCATTTTGACTCGAGTAAGAAGATCTCTAATATACTTGGATTGTGTAAGGAGCATAAAGCCAATTGTCAAGTGCTTTACCTCAATATCTAAGAAATGCTCAGATTTGCCTATAGCCTTTTTAGTGCAAATGTGGCATGAAAAGCATCAATCaacttatgaatcagaatagatgATGACCATGTGACGagaatgtcatcaacatagactagTCTATAAATAGTTAGGCCTTGAtggaaataaataaatgaataatccAATCAGATTCACAAGTTGATTAATTCTATGCTTGAGTAAATTTCGCATACCATGCTCATTGAACTTGCCTGAGGCCATAGAGGGCTTTATTCAATTTGCAAACTAAAATTGAATCTTATTTTTCAAAGTCGGGTGGTTGAGACATATACACGTATTTTTGAAGAGTCATTGAAGAAGACATTATTAATGTCAATTTGTTGTATGGTGGTTAAGACATATACACATATTTTTGAAGAGTCATTGAGGAAGACATTATTAATGTCAATTTGTTGTAAGCCTCATTCAAAGTCATAGCAAGAGTGAGTATAattttgattgtggttgacttcaCAATTGAAGGCCAGAGTCAAACTATTGATGATACCTTTGACTATAAGTCGAACTTTGTACTTGTTGACTGTCCCATCAAAATTCTCCTTCACTTTGAAGATCCATTTGCTAATTATCCCATCAagattcttcttcactttcaagaCCCATTTGCACTCAACTTGTTGGGTTGAACTTTGTACTTGTTGACTGTCCCATCAAAATTCTCCTTCACTTTGAAGATCCATTTGCTAATTATCCCATCAAGATTCTTCTTCACTTTGAAGACCCATTTGCACTCAACTTGTTGGGTTCAGTGGATTCTTGTgcttccaaaccaaaccaattctAAAATTAAAGAATTGAAGTGCttatatatatttcaattctGACTGAACCTTTAAAATCTGTGCAAATGAACTGATTTTACTGTCATACgtaagaaagaaggttcaatatGCAATGCCTATTAAACTGTTAGACGAAAGTATGGGAAGGCAATATGCCAATAACTAGTAATAGTCTCATATCAAGACATGAAAATTAAACATGATTAAGATTGGTGCTCTGTTAACAAGATAAAGGTAATTTATTCTATAAaatgtttgattaaaaaaaaaacagaaagaaAAGGCAGATGTAGAACTAAAGGGAATAATGCCTTCAAGAAGAGGGGAAAATATGTTACTCAAATAAgggtataaaaaagaaaaaaaagagtaaaCATTTCAATGACCATATGCAGAAGACATGGTTTTTTGCAGCAGATACAATCACAAGCTCTTTACTTTTCTTTACCAGTCCTATTCACAACAATAGACAACTGATAGATACATCGAATTTCCCTTCGCCCAAATGGTCTTTCCAATATGAAAGTTCAAATTTTGTTGATACCCAATGAAAGAACTTGGAATTTGGAAGTGAGTAAAATCAGCCACCAGCATTTTCTAGAAGCCCAGAATATAGCCAATATATTGTACAAGGAGAGATTTGGGTACTGAAAGTTATCTATAGTTTCAAATAAGTTATATTTTGAGGTCTTTCAATCAAGATAGTGGACTAAGGAATAGTCTCAAATTGCCTTATAGCCTATAGCCTATAGGTCCCGGGAGGTATGATAATTATTCTTTTTAAATGTGAAAAAGTGATCACAGAGAAGAAATATGAGAATAAACTAACTTGTATTAAATGTCTGAGTTACATATATATTACATTCTGACCTCTGTTAACAATGACCTAGATCGATAACGCATCAAAAGGAGAATCCAACTTGAAGGAaactgaaaaatgaaagttaaaaTTACACAACTCCTGAAGGAAGCCGAACAACGAGCTGTCCCCCAACAAGGCTGAAGACAAAGAGAAAAAGAGTCAGATAGTTTAAAAGAGCATATAAAGAGACATATTGCATGTTATGAGTATTTGTCATCCACCTCTTGATGTAGTAGTAGCAAAAATCTGCCAGGATGAAGGTTTGGACAATTTCTGATACAAGTACCATAGAAGGCCACAATCCATAACCCAAAGCAGTTAGTAGTTGACCGCGGGTATCTAATACCTGAGTAGGATAAGATCATAAATATAACAACAAGCCAAAGGTCATGATACTCTAAAAGTCGTTTGGTAAACTAGTTTGAAGTAGAAGTGTGATACACAACAACGCGAGCAAAGGTTTATAATAAAGCCAAGGTATAAATATGAAAATTATTGATGATACTCAATTAGAGGATACTAtgataaaatagttttaaatattttcagAATTGGATGATAAAAACATCTTAGAAGTCAAAATCCCAACAAACCTGGAGGACCCAATGTGCACAACTCAAGAACCTTGCAATTCCAAGGGCAAAAACATAGTGTGCTGTGAATGGTTCAACAATCTGAAAGTTCAATTTCAGAATTAACTACAAACAGTTTCAAACAATTAAAAGATAGTAAAGTAAAAGGAACAGActgaaatatatttttaagagaCCTTAGTGTTCTGCATGACTCGCAATTGAGGTAGAACTGATACAGCTTCAAGATAAACACAAAAAGCCCAGAAAATCTGGTTAATAGTATGATGCTGGGTTGTGGGATGAACGAACAAAGACAGTACAGCACAAGGAATCACCTGTATTTTGGTATAAGAAAATTAACACACTCCATCCATACTCACAGCAACTGATCCTCTATTCACTTAGATGTATGTCCTTTTCACCAAGTAAATtctatcaaaaataaaattcttCCAACCAAAGGATTTTAATATTCAGATTTAAAAAACACAATTCATCAATATGATAGATGAAATTTCTGTGATATTGAACCCATATTGAGATTGTAAATTTTTTATTCTTCAATACATTTTCTTCAAAATAAACCAAAAATTCTCCAAAATCACATTTCTCACTATGAGACATCAGGCTCTATGGTTTTGCACAAGAGAAATCATCAGTAAGTACCACAAAATACAAAATACACTTTGAAACCTCGTTTGACACAAGAGCAAACCAAACTTTAAGACAAAAGAGCAAACCAAACTTTAAGACAAATGAGCAAACCAAACTTTAAGACAAAAGAGCAAACCAAAGTTTAAGACATACGAGCAACCCAAACTTTAACAAATAAAAGTTTCTTAATGAAAGTTTATTCGGCATTAGATTGTTGGATAAATTTGGCACTGAGAATGATGACATGCTTAACAGGAAGGACGGGTAAGCTATGTAgccaaatgaaaataaataaagaacCTGTTATAGCTGATACACACAAGAGATTGCATACCTTAAATAGATGTCAGAGGACTTACCACATAGTATATTGCAAGGTTGTCCTTATCATCCATATAACTGGATTTCAGTTTGAAACGTATCATATAAATAACCCAGAGGGTTGTCCCTAATGTTGCAGTATCGAGTAAGGTGTGTATATCGTATTCCATGACAAAACTGCAGTATAGTCTAACAGCTAGAAATATAGCTGTGAGTTCCTGTGATTTGAGTGAGAGTCCTGCAAAGGTTTAACACAAAGTGAAAAGACTGCTTTTTTTAAGAATGAAAGAAAAGACTGATTATTATTTTAGATAAACAGGTAGAAGGTTATTTCATTCTCATTAGTTTTCCTGATGTACTGGAAAACCAGAAGCCAAATTATTGCTAAAATCACAATGATATATTGTAGAACACAACAGCAATCACATCAAAAACAAACTGCTTGTTCTCTACTTTCATCTAAAAGGGAAAATGCAAAGCAATTAGCAACGTAAATTTTGCATTTCAGATGCTGAAACTAAAAAGTACTTCCATATCTCACTTGGAAAAAATCTGCAAGTGTAGAAAGTATACCATAAAAAAATAGGCGACGCTGATTCCAACAACAAATTAGGTTGTGGCATGGTTTTATACAAACATTAGAGGAATGTCAATCTGACAAAAGCTATGAAGTGGTACAGGTCTAGTTATTAAGACCAGCGATGATGATCCACAAGATCACCTTAACAGAATCCTAACCTGAAATTCTGATGTTAAACTTTTAAACAAAAAAAGGAGTGTCATTGGAGGAAGGGATTTCAATTTGGAAGTTAAGATTGAAAAAGTTGGCAAGGGAATCTGATAGAACCCAGAATTTTAAGGTGTTGAAATGAATTTTATTGACCGGAAACGGTGAGCCTCAAGCTCTTACAATGGTGGAAAACAGAAAATACAATGCATAAACCAGAGTTTTGTGACTTCCTAAACCAGAGCTAAGCTTctaaaccaaagagtaactctcCTAACAAACTTTCTAACAATACTTCTCAATGAATCTCAACTTCCCTTCCCTCTCTCTCCTAGAATCAAAGAATATCCTAACTAACTCTTATTTTACTTTTTCTACAACCTTCTAGAGTATGCCTAAGCGTTTAGGTGTCCTATCAAAATAGTACTACACATATCTTTTCCTGGGTGAGCTTgtaaatgaagaaggaaattctTAACGCATGCAAACACCGGGCAACCCCAAAAAGATTGGTGGAAGTGAACGAACAATCAAAGAGTATACAAGGCTACAAAGCCCGGAAATTCTAAGATAAAAACACGGCATGGATCAACCCCTTTGTTGATTTCAGTTTATTTCCTCAATAACGTACATATACAAGATATACAAGATAAACCAACCATAATTGATCACATAGTATGAAATTACAACACAAAATTGGCTGGGCCTGGATGCCTAGGATAGGAGACAAATTGGATTACATATATGTTATGACTTGCATATGAC
Encoded proteins:
- the LOC131660269 gene encoding uncharacterized protein LOC131660269, which produces MKVTKRPIYAVSKWLRRQPPKMKLFLAVLSGLVALLFLRMVVHDHDSLFIAAEFVHALGICLLIYKLAQEKTCAGLSLKSQELTAIFLAVRLYCSFVMEYDIHTLLDTATLGTTLWVIYMIRFKLKSSYMDDKDNLAIYYVVIPCAVLSLFVHPTTQHHTINQIFWAFCVYLEAVSVLPQLRVMQNTKIVEPFTAHYVFALGIARFLSCAHWVLQVLDTRGQLLTALGYGLWPSMVLVSEIVQTFILADFCYYYIKSLVGGQLVVRLPSGVV